The following are from one region of the Fusarium verticillioides 7600 chromosome 1, whole genome shotgun sequence genome:
- a CDS encoding Pin2-interacting protein X1: MGLLAENKTRRKINKDPNNTKWTKDTNTFGQKILRAQGWQPGQFLGAQDAPHSELHTAANASYIRVVLKDDMKGLGFSKSKEDEVTGLDVFQDLLSRLNGKTDDAIEEDQQARLAVKTHHFVEQRYGAMKFVYGGLLVGDEMKEVEEKKADQQAESNSDEDVVMEPAPALKESKKEKKSKKRKATDDNDAGETSSRETDSKSKKRRKEEQKGMETDSDDARAKKKKEKKYKKEKSRKKPAEDISDDENVEERSKKRKSKSKDKSSDEEKVKEKKSKKDKKDKKMRKKEEQASESTSTSVTQNSTPTASVPGTGATTPSGTSTPRGSRNFVRSRFIAQKRQAVLDTKALNQVCTPLFATTWLRSSPCTDFHGQSIEYEDVNRLWIRT, from the exons ATGGGACTCCTCGCAGAAAACAAGAC TCGACggaagatcaacaaggaTCCAAACAACACAAAATGGACCAAAGATACGAATACCTTCGGCCAGAAGATTCTgcgagctcaaggctggcaaCCAGGCCAGTTTCTTGGAGCACAAGATGCGCCGCACTCGGAATTGCACACGGCCGCCAACGCCTCATACATTCGCGTGGTTCTTAAGGATGACATGAAGGGATTGGGCTTCAGCAAGTCGAAGGAGGATGAAGTTACTGGTCTAGATGTCTTTCAAGATCTGCTCAGTCGACTCAACGGAAAGACGGATGATGCTATCGAGGAGGATCAGCAAGCGCGACTCGCTGTAAAGACGCACCACTTTGTTGAGCAACGATACGGAGCCATGAAGTTCGTCTACGGTGGCCTACTGGTGggcgatgagatgaaggaagtggaagagaagaaggccgacCAGCAAGCAGAGTCAAACTCCGACGAGGACGTTGTCATGGAACCTGCCCCTGCACTAAAAGAATCcaaaaaggagaagaagtctaagaagagaaaggcaaCCGACGACAATGACGCCGGGGAAACCTCAAGTCGAGAAACCGATtcaaagagcaagaaaagacgCAAGGAAGAGCAAAAAGGAATGGAGACCGATAGTGACGACGCcagggccaagaagaagaaagaaaaaaagtaCAAAAAAGAGAAGTCCCGCAAAAAGCCCGCAGAGGACATCTCAGACGACGAGAACGTCGAAGAGCGTTCAAAGAAGCGAAAGTCTAagtccaaggacaagagctcagacgaagaaaaggtgaaggagaagaagtctaaaaaagataagaaagatAAGAAGATGCgcaagaaggaagagcaagcatCCGAATCAACCAGCACATCAGTCACACAGAACTCTACACCCACGGCTTCGGTCCCTGGAACAGGAGCCACGACACCATCTGGCACATCGACCCCTAGAGGAAGTAGGAATTTTGTGCGGTCACGATTTATTGCGCAAAAGAGACAGGCTGTGCTTGACACCAAGGCACTGAACCAGGTATGTACTCCTCTTTTCGCAACTACATGGCTACGGTCCTCACCTTGTACAGATTTTCATGGTCAAAGCATAGAATATGAAGATGTAAACAGGTTGTGGATACGCACTTGA
- a CDS encoding Pin2-interacting protein X1: protein MGLLAENKTRRKINKDPNNTKWTKDTNTFGQKILRAQGWQPGQFLGAQDAPHSELHTAANASYIRVVLKDDMKGLGFSKSKEDEVTGLDVFQDLLSRLNGKTDDAIEEDQQARLAVKTHHFVEQRYGAMKFVYGGLLVGDEMKEVEEKKADQQAESNSDEDVVMEPAPALKESKKEKKSKKRKATDDNDAGETSSRETDSKSKKRRKEEQKGMETDSDDARAKKKKEKKYKKEKSRKKPAEDISDDENVEERSKKRKSKSKDKSSDEEKVKEKKSKKDKKDKKMRKKEEQASESTSTSVTQNSTPTASVPGTGATTPSGTSTPRGSRNFVRSRFIAQKRQAVLDTKALNQIFMVKA from the exons ATGGGACTCCTCGCAGAAAACAAGAC TCGACggaagatcaacaaggaTCCAAACAACACAAAATGGACCAAAGATACGAATACCTTCGGCCAGAAGATTCTgcgagctcaaggctggcaaCCAGGCCAGTTTCTTGGAGCACAAGATGCGCCGCACTCGGAATTGCACACGGCCGCCAACGCCTCATACATTCGCGTGGTTCTTAAGGATGACATGAAGGGATTGGGCTTCAGCAAGTCGAAGGAGGATGAAGTTACTGGTCTAGATGTCTTTCAAGATCTGCTCAGTCGACTCAACGGAAAGACGGATGATGCTATCGAGGAGGATCAGCAAGCGCGACTCGCTGTAAAGACGCACCACTTTGTTGAGCAACGATACGGAGCCATGAAGTTCGTCTACGGTGGCCTACTGGTGggcgatgagatgaaggaagtggaagagaagaaggccgacCAGCAAGCAGAGTCAAACTCCGACGAGGACGTTGTCATGGAACCTGCCCCTGCACTAAAAGAATCcaaaaaggagaagaagtctaagaagagaaaggcaaCCGACGACAATGACGCCGGGGAAACCTCAAGTCGAGAAACCGATtcaaagagcaagaaaagacgCAAGGAAGAGCAAAAAGGAATGGAGACCGATAGTGACGACGCcagggccaagaagaagaaagaaaaaaagtaCAAAAAAGAGAAGTCCCGCAAAAAGCCCGCAGAGGACATCTCAGACGACGAGAACGTCGAAGAGCGTTCAAAGAAGCGAAAGTCTAagtccaaggacaagagctcagacgaagaaaaggtgaaggagaagaagtctaaaaaagataagaaagatAAGAAGATGCgcaagaaggaagagcaagcatCCGAATCAACCAGCACATCAGTCACACAGAACTCTACACCCACGGCTTCGGTCCCTGGAACAGGAGCCACGACACCATCTGGCACATCGACCCCTAGAGGAAGTAGGAATTTTGTGCGGTCACGATTTATTGCGCAAAAGAGACAGGCTGTGCTTGACACCAAGGCACTGAACCAG ATTTTCATGGTCAAAGCATAG
- a CDS encoding 6-phosphogluconate dehydrogenase, decarboxylating 1 encodes MSGPVADLGLIGLAVMGQNLILNMADNGFTICAFNRTVSKVDRFLENEAKGKSVVGAKTVEEFVSKLKSPRRVMLLVQAGQAVDDWIEKILPLLDAGDIIIDGGNSHFPDSNRRTKYLAGKNIRFVGSGVSGGEEGARYGPSLMPGGNEEAWPHIKDIFQSIAAKSDGEACCEWVGDEGAGHYVKMVHNGIEYGDMQLICEAYDIMKRGLGLSSKEIGDVFAKWNKGVLDSFLIEITRDIMYFNDDDGTALVEKILDKAGQKGTGKWTAVNALDLGQPVTLIAEAVLARCLSAIKDERATASTKLEFVSRTTKFEGDKEQFLEDLEQALYASKIISYAQGFMLMQEAAREFNWKLNKPSIALMWRGGCIIRSVFLKDITHAYRSQPDLQNLLFDDFFNKAIHKAQPGWRDVVSKAALLGIPTPAFSTALSWFDGYRTKDLPANLLQAQRDYFGAHTFRIKPENASDKYPNGQDIHVNWTGRGGNVSASTYQA; translated from the exons atgtctggcCCTGT TGCGGATCTGGGCCTCATCGGCCTTGCTGTCAT GGGACAGAACCTTATTCTGAACATGGCTGACAACGGCTTCACCATCTGCGCCTTCAACCGAACCGTCTCCAAGGTCGACCGATTCCTGGAAAACGAGGCTAAGGGCAAGTCCGTTGTCGGCgccaagactgttgaggagtttgtcagcaagctcaagtctcCTCGCCGTGTCATGCTCCTGGTCCAGGCTGGCCAGGCTGTCGACGACTggattgagaagatcctACCCCTCCTTGACGCCggcgatatcatcatcgacggtgGTAACTCTCACTTCCCCGACTCTAACCGGCGCACCAAGTATCTTGCTGGCAAGAACATCCGCTTCGTCGGCTCTGGTGTCTCTGGTGGTGAGGAGGGTGCCCGATATGGCCCCTCTCTCATGCCCGGTGGCAATGAGGAGGCCTGGCCTCACATCAAGGACATCTTCCAGAGCATTGCCGCCAAGAGCGACGGCGAGGCTTGCTGCGAATGGGTTGGCGACGAGGGTGCTGGCCACTATGTCAAGATGGTTCACAACGGTATTGAGTACGGTGATATGCAACTCATCTGCGAG GCTTACGACATCATGAAGCGCGGTCTCGGTCTCTCCAGCAAGGAGATCGGCGACGTCTTCGCCAAGTGGAACAAGGGTGTTCTGGACTCTTTCCTGATTGAGATCACCCGAGATATCATGTActtcaacgacgacgatggcACTGCcctcgttgagaagattctcGACAAGGCCGGCCAGAAGGGTACCGGCAAGTGGACCGCCGTCAAcgctcttgaccttggccagCCCGTGACCCTCATCGCCGAGGCTGTCCTTGCCCGATGCCTGTCTGCCATCAAGGACGAGCGCGCCACCGCTTccaccaagcttgagttCGTCAGCCGAACAACCAAGTTCGAGGGCGACAAGGAGCAGttcctcgaggatctcgagcAGGCCCTGTACGCATCCAAGATTATCTCTTATGCTCAGGGCTTCATGCTCATGCAGGAAGCTGCTCGTGAGTTCAActggaagctcaacaagccTTCCATTGCCCTCATGTGGCGAGGTGGTTGCATTATCCGATCCGTCttcctcaaggatatcaCCCACGCCTACCGCTCCCAGCCCGACCTCCAGAACCTTCtgtttgatgacttcttcaacaaggccaTCCACAAGGCTCAGCCCGGCTGGCGAGACGTTGTTTCCAAGGCTGCCCTCCTTGGTATCCCCACCCCCGCCTTCTCTACCGCTTTGTCCTGGTTTGACGGTTACCGCACCAAGGACCTCCCCGCCAACCTTCTCCAGGCTCAGCGTGACTACTTCGGTGCTCACACCTTCCGCATCAAGCCCGAGAATGCTAGCGACAAGTACCCCAATGGCCAGGACATTCACGTCAACTGGACCGGCCGTGGCGGTAACGTCTCTGCTTCTACTTACCAGGCTTAA
- a CDS encoding 6-phosphogluconate dehydrogenase, decarboxylating 1, which translates to MASADLGLIGLAVMGQNLILNMADNGFTICAFNRTVSKVDRFLENEAKGKSVVGAKTVEEFVSKLKSPRRVMLLVQAGQAVDDWIEKILPLLDAGDIIIDGGNSHFPDSNRRTKYLAGKNIRFVGSGVSGGEEGARYGPSLMPGGNEEAWPHIKDIFQSIAAKSDGEACCEWVGDEGAGHYVKMVHNGIEYGDMQLICEAYDIMKRGLGLSSKEIGDVFAKWNKGVLDSFLIEITRDIMYFNDDDGTALVEKILDKAGQKGTGKWTAVNALDLGQPVTLIAEAVLARCLSAIKDERATASTKLEFVSRTTKFEGDKEQFLEDLEQALYASKIISYAQGFMLMQEAAREFNWKLNKPSIALMWRGGCIIRSVFLKDITHAYRSQPDLQNLLFDDFFNKAIHKAQPGWRDVVSKAALLGIPTPAFSTALSWFDGYRTKDLPANLLQAQRDYFGAHTFRIKPENASDKYPNGQDIHVNWTGRGGNVSASTYQA; encoded by the exons ATGGCAAGTGCGGATCTGGGCCTCATCGGCCTTGCTGTCAT GGGACAGAACCTTATTCTGAACATGGCTGACAACGGCTTCACCATCTGCGCCTTCAACCGAACCGTCTCCAAGGTCGACCGATTCCTGGAAAACGAGGCTAAGGGCAAGTCCGTTGTCGGCgccaagactgttgaggagtttgtcagcaagctcaagtctcCTCGCCGTGTCATGCTCCTGGTCCAGGCTGGCCAGGCTGTCGACGACTggattgagaagatcctACCCCTCCTTGACGCCggcgatatcatcatcgacggtgGTAACTCTCACTTCCCCGACTCTAACCGGCGCACCAAGTATCTTGCTGGCAAGAACATCCGCTTCGTCGGCTCTGGTGTCTCTGGTGGTGAGGAGGGTGCCCGATATGGCCCCTCTCTCATGCCCGGTGGCAATGAGGAGGCCTGGCCTCACATCAAGGACATCTTCCAGAGCATTGCCGCCAAGAGCGACGGCGAGGCTTGCTGCGAATGGGTTGGCGACGAGGGTGCTGGCCACTATGTCAAGATGGTTCACAACGGTATTGAGTACGGTGATATGCAACTCATCTGCGAG GCTTACGACATCATGAAGCGCGGTCTCGGTCTCTCCAGCAAGGAGATCGGCGACGTCTTCGCCAAGTGGAACAAGGGTGTTCTGGACTCTTTCCTGATTGAGATCACCCGAGATATCATGTActtcaacgacgacgatggcACTGCcctcgttgagaagattctcGACAAGGCCGGCCAGAAGGGTACCGGCAAGTGGACCGCCGTCAAcgctcttgaccttggccagCCCGTGACCCTCATCGCCGAGGCTGTCCTTGCCCGATGCCTGTCTGCCATCAAGGACGAGCGCGCCACCGCTTccaccaagcttgagttCGTCAGCCGAACAACCAAGTTCGAGGGCGACAAGGAGCAGttcctcgaggatctcgagcAGGCCCTGTACGCATCCAAGATTATCTCTTATGCTCAGGGCTTCATGCTCATGCAGGAAGCTGCTCGTGAGTTCAActggaagctcaacaagccTTCCATTGCCCTCATGTGGCGAGGTGGTTGCATTATCCGATCCGTCttcctcaaggatatcaCCCACGCCTACCGCTCCCAGCCCGACCTCCAGAACCTTCtgtttgatgacttcttcaacaaggccaTCCACAAGGCTCAGCCCGGCTGGCGAGACGTTGTTTCCAAGGCTGCCCTCCTTGGTATCCCCACCCCCGCCTTCTCTACCGCTTTGTCCTGGTTTGACGGTTACCGCACCAAGGACCTCCCCGCCAACCTTCTCCAGGCTCAGCGTGACTACTTCGGTGCTCACACCTTCCGCATCAAGCCCGAGAATGCTAGCGACAAGTACCCCAATGGCCAGGACATTCACGTCAACTGGACCGGCCGTGGCGGTAACGTCTCTGCTTCTACTTACCAGGCTTAA